The Syntrophotalea acetylenivorans genome contains the following window.
GGTAATTGGCGGCGGCGGGAGAGAGCACGCCCTGGTCTGGAAAATTTCCCAGTCCCCCCTGGTGGAAAAGATCTTTTGCGCACCGGGTAATGCCGGCATCGCCGAGTTGGCCCAATGCGTCGATTTCAAGGTTGATGATATCGAGGGCCTGCTGGCCTTCGCTCAAGAGCAGCAGATCGGCCTGACCGTGGTCGGACCGGAACTGCCCCTGACCCTGGGTCTTGTCGATCGCTTTCGCGAGGCCGGCCTGACCGTCTTCGGAGCCGATAAAAAAGCGGCTCAGATCGAGGGCAGTAAAAGCTTCTCCAAGGATCTGATGGCCAAATATGGTGTACCGACGGCCGCCTACGGTACCTTTACCGATCCCGAGCAGGCGAAAGACTTTATCCGTGAGCAGGGCGCTCCCATCGTGGTCAAGGCTGATGGCCTGGCCGCCGGAAAGGGTGTTATCGTGGCCCAAACCGAGGCGGAGGCTATCGCTGCGGTAGAGGATATCCTCTGTGAAGGAGCCTTTGGTGCCGCTGGCAGCCGCGTGGTTATCGAGGAATTCCTGGAAGGGGAGGAGGCTTCATTCCTGGCCTTTACCGACGGCGAGAATATCGTGTCGCTGGCTTCTTCCCAAGACCACAAGCCGGCCCTGGACGGTGACACCGGTCCCAATACCGGTGGCATGGGTGCCTATTCTCCGGCGCCGGTGGTCACCGATGCGATTCATCAGCAGATTCTCGAAAAAGTGCTGAAGCCGACCATTGCCGGCATGGCCGCCGAAGGTTGCGATTATAGCAGCATTATCTACGCCGGCTTGATGATCAAGGACGGCGAACTCAAGGTTTTGGAATTCAACGCCCGCTTCGGCGATCCCGAGACTCAGCCTCTGTTGGCTCGCCTCAAGTCGGACATTGTGCCGGTTTTGTTGGCTTGTGCCAAAGGCGACCTGTCCGGTATCGAATTGGAGTGGCACGACAAGGCCGCAGTATGCGTAGTTATGGCGGCAGGTGGTTATCCCGGTGCCTACGAGAAGGGCCAGGTCATCGAAGGCCTCGAAGCCGCGGCGGCCATCGACGATCTTACCGTGTTTCACGCCGGCACCGTTGAAAAGGACGGGAAGGTGGTGACCGCCGGTGGTCGTGTGCTGGGTGTGACCGGGCTGGGCTCTACCGTGGCCGAGGCCATCGAAACAGCCTATAAGGGTGTCAAGGCCATTAGTTGGCCCGAGGTTCATTACCGCAGCGATATCGGTCGCAAGGCGTTGAATCGGTAGTAGGCTGCTGGAAAAGCCCCAAATTTTTTAAAAAAGGCCCCACGCCCGCTCCTTTCAGTCAAAGACGCCAAGAGAGGCAAAACCCTTCTTATAGGGTTTTCTTTGCGGCCTGAGTGAGCAGAGTGAACGGGTGTGAGAATTATTTTGAAGTTTTACCCCGATTTTTAGAACCAACTTAAAAAAGGAGAGTCTTTACTATGAGTGACAAGCCACTGGTCGGTATCCTGATGGGTAGCGACAGCGACTACGAAATTATGGCAGAGGCAGCCCGGGCTCTGAAGAGCTTCGGTATCCCCTATGAAATGCAGGTTTCCAGCGCCCACCGCTCGCCGGCGCGCACTGCCGGTTATGCCCGCCAGGCCCGCGAGCGCGGCATCCGCGCCCTGATCATCGGTGCCGGCGCCGCCGCCCACCTGGCCGGGGTGGTCTCCGCCGAAACGACCCTGCCGGTGATTGGCGTGCCCATCGATTCCTCGGCACTTAAGGGTCTCGACGCACTGCTGGCCACAGTACAGATGCCTGCCGGAATTCCGGTAGCGACCATGGCCATCGGCAAGGCCGGCGCCCGTAATGCCGGCATCTTTGCCGCCCAACTGCTGGGGGCCAGCGACGAACAAATGGCTGCCAAACTGGCCGACTTCAAAGCCGACATGGCGGAGAAGGTGGCTGTCAAGTCCGACGCCTTGCAGGAACGTCTGGCCGCCGACGGCCTATAGTTTTTTCCTAGTTGCAGCGGCCGTACAAAAGACCTATGTGTTTTGTACGGCCGTTTTTTCAGGAGCTGCCATGCCCGGTAAACCGCGTCGATCTTCATCCCTGTGGACCTTTCTCTGCTCTCTTAAGTTGACCGTCGCCACTTTGCTGCTGCTGGCAGCAACCTCCGTTCTCGGTACGGTCATCCCGCAGAAGCTTTCCTCTCTCCAATACCAACAACATTACGGCGAAAAAGCACAGCTGCTCCAGGCTCTGCAACTGGACGATATGTACCATTCCGTCTGGTTTATGGCGTTACTCGGCTTGTTTGTTCTTAATCTGGTTGCCTGCTCTCTGCGGCGCCTGCCGGCCGTCTGGCGTACCGTTACCCGGCCGCCATTAGTGGCCGATAGCGCTCTGCTCCGTTCGCTATCTCATAAGACGACCCTGCGGGTTGCCTTTTCTGTGGAAGAGACTGCAAAAAGACTTGAGCCGTTGGTGAGACAGCGATTTGCCGGACCCCGGCAGACCGCGGGGTCGGAACAAGAGGTCTGTCTGTTTGCCGAGCGGCGCCGCTACGCCCGTTTCGGGGCCTATGTCACCCACTTGGCGATTCTGTTCATTATTCTGGGCGCTCTGATCGGGAACTGGTACGGTTTCGATTCCTTTGTACCCGTGGGCGAAGGGGAGACGGTCACCCAGCTGCCGGCCAGTGAAGGACAAGCGCCGATCGAGCTTGGATTCGGTCTGCGTTGCGACGATTTTTCGGTGAGCTACTATGAGGGCAGTGCACGGCCGCGGGAATATCGCAGTCTGCTGACGGTCCTTGAAAATGGGCAGGAGGTGCCCGGTTACACCGCGGTTCCGGTGGTGGTTAACCGGCCATTGCAGTACCGCGGCTTGACCTTTTATCAGTCGAGCTACGGGCTTGCGGAGATGCCTCTGTTTCACCTGCAGGTGCGCATGCCGGATGGTACCGAGTTGCAGTTGGCAGGTCGGCCGGGCCAGCAGATGTCCCTTGCCGATGGCGGATTCCTGCGGGTGGTGGATTATACCCCGGCCTTTCGCGATCTGGGAGGGGCGGCGTTGGTCGAGGTGCTTACCGCCGAAGGCAACAGTCTGCCGGTTATTGCCGCTATGCAGGAGGTGCCGGAGGACATGAATCACCGCTCTCCCTATGACTTGCAATTGCTGCGGGTGGAGGAACGCTACTACACAGGCCTTCAGGTAGCTCGGGACCCCGGGGTGCCTCTGGTCTGGCTCGGCTGCTTGCTGCTGGTGCTCGGTTCTTTGAGTGCTTTTAGTCTGGCTCACCAGCGTCTGTGGCTGACAATTCGACCGACGGCCGCTGGTTGTGAGGTGCAGGTAGCGGGCAGCAGTCATCGCAACCAACCGGCTTTTGCCGGCACCTTTGAGCGGTTGTGCGAGGAACTGGCGACGGAGCTTGAAGCAACTAACAATTCGGCGAAGGAGGGTCGGTCATGAACAGTGCACAACTCTTCAATCTGACCACGGCTGTCTACTTTGTTGCCATGGTCATGCTGGCCGTGGTTATGGTACTGCGCAACCGGCGTCTTGGCATTTTGGCCGTGGCGACGGTCTGGTGCGGTTTCTTTGCCCACAGCGCCGCTATCGGATTGCGTTGGATCGAATCCTACCGTTTGCCCGGTGCCATCGGCCATGCGCCCCTCAGCAATCTCTATGAATCGGTGGTTTTTTTCGCCTGGTCTATAGTGCTTATCTATCTGCTCATCGATTTACGGCTTCGGCAGCGGGCCGTGGGTGTTTTTGTGGTGCCCTTTGCCCTGTTGGCCATGTGCTGGGCCCAGCTGTGGGGCAACGATGCCATTGAACCGCTGGTGCCGGCCTTGCAAAGCAACTGGTTGACCTATCATGTGGTGACCTGCTTTCTCGGCTATGCCGCCTTTGCCGTGGGTTGCGCGGTCTCGATCATGTACTTGTTTAAGAGTGCTTCTGCGGCGCCTAAAGCTGATAAGGCTGACGATCTGTTGCCGAGCCTGGAGGTGCTTGATGCTCTCAACTACAAGGCGATCATGATCGGCTTTCCCTTTTTGACGCTGGGTATCGTCACTGGCGCAGCTTGGGCCAATTACGCCTGGGGTACCTACTGGAGTTGGGACCCGAAGGAAACCTGGAGCCTGATCGTCTGGTTTATTTATGCGGCGTTTTTGCACGCTCGTCTTACTCGTGGTTGGAGTGGTCGTCGGGCCGCCTGGCTGTCGATCCTCGGTTTTGCAGCCACCCTGTTCTGTTATCTGGGGGTCAATCTCATTCCGGCTATCGGCGGGTTGCACTCCTACGGCGGCGGCTGAATTCGATGCCTGCAGATTCTCTGGACCAAGGTTCATTCGAATTGAAGGAGGGAGAAACCCTTGACGATCTGCGTCTTGGCGGATTGAAGATCATTCAACGTCAGGACGGCTATCGTTTCTCCCTCGATCCGGTGCTGCTCTGTGCTTTTGCCCGGGTTGCCACCGATGAAACAGTGGTCGACCTGGGCAGCGGCAGCGGTATTATCCCTCTGTTGTTGGCCAGGCGAAGCGAGACCCGGAACATTGTCGGTGTTGAACGGCAATCGGCTATGGTCGCCCGTTCCCGGCGCAGCGTGAAACTCAATGGATTGGAAAACCGTATCACGATTCGGGAAGGGGACTTACGGCAGGTTCGCAACTTGCTGGACGCCGAAAGCGCCCAGGTGGTGGTAGCCAATCCACCCTTTCGCAAGGCGGATAGCGGCCGGTTATCGCCACAATCGGAAAGGGCTCAGGCCCGTCACGAAATGGCCGGTGATTTAGCAGACTTTGTCGCCGCAGCCGCTTATCTGCTTGGTACCGGCGGTCGCTGCTATCTGGTCTATCTGGCCGAGAGATTGGCTGAGTTGCTTGCACTGCTGCGACAGGCCGGACTGGAGCCGAAGCGATTGCGCTGCATCCATTCCCGCATCGGAGAGGCCGCCCGCATGGTATTGGTGGAAAGTCGCAGGGGCGGCAGGGGCGGTATGACGATAGAGGCGCCGTTGTACGTCTATGATGGAGAAGCCTATAGCGCCGAGGTGTTGAGCTGTTACGGAGAGGCTTGCGTGAAGGGCAATTAGGCGCTCAGGCCTTGTTTTCCGTGCCGCCTTCAGAAGAGCTGTTTTGTGATTCTTTGCGGGCTTTGTTTACCTGAGCCTGGCGGCGAAACAAACGTTGTAACCCTTGGCGCAGTCCTTCGTCGGATAAGGACGCAACCGCCCGGGAGATCTGCTCCTCTTCACCGGCGGAAAGTTGGGTTTTCTGCCAGCGCAATACAGGTGCCTTGACGGCAACGGGGGCATTGTCTTTGCGGGGACGGCCGCGCCGCAGGTAGATGTCCTGAATCAAATCCTCGCCAAGGGCGGTATTAAGCCGGGCGAGGATTTTCGGTTTCATCAATTGGAGTTGCTGCATCCAGACAGCGTGATCAACCCATACTTCCAGAGTGTTGTCACGCATTCTGGAGGGGCGGGCGCGAGCGGCGATTTGCGGACCGACCACTTTGTCCCAGAGTTGCCAGGCACGGTAACGGCGCATTTTGTCTTCCATGCCCCGTTGTTGAAACAACTTGCCGATTACGGCACCGACGCCATCGATGTTGCGGCTGCGATTAGATCTGCTCATATCCTGGAGAGTCCTGTAGTCCGATCTTCTGTTTAATAGGGCACAGTTTATAGGTCACCTCGGGCGTCTGTCAATTATCATGATGGCCGCTGTAAAAGGTTGTTGACGTAGCTCTTGTCCCGGGTTGTTTGTGCCTTCCTCTCACGCTGGTGATGCCGTGGGCTGGCGGGGTTTTTCCCTTGACAAAGCCGGGGGTGTTAAATATAGTTCGCATTTGCGCAATTTAGCGCAACCGGTGCGTCTTGTTCGGGGAATCATGTTCGACAATCTTTCTGAAAAACTCGATTCAGTTTTTAAAAAACTGCGTGGTCACGGGGTCCTTTCCGAGGATAACATCAAGCAGACAATGCGCGAGGTGCGCCTGGCGTTGCTTGAGGCTGATGTTAACTTTCGAGTGGTCAAAGAGTTTGTCGCCACGGTACGCGAACGGGCCGTCGGTCAGGAGGTTCTCAAGAGTCTCAACCCGGCTCAGCAGGTTATCAAGGTTGTAAGGGACGAACTTGGCCGATTGATGGGCGAAGGTGAGGAAAACAGCCTCGATCTGGCAGCCCGTCCTCCGGTGGCAATCATGTTGTGCGGCCTGCAGGGTGCTGGCAAGACCACTTCCTGCGCCAAACTGGCCCTGCAGTTGCGACGCCAAAAGCGTAACCCGCTGTTGGTGCCGGCCGATATTTACCGTCCGGCAGCTATTGATCAGCTCAAAACGTTGGGCAAGCAACTTGATATTGCGGTATTTGATAGCCAGCCCGACCGCGACCCGGTGTTGATTTGTGAAGAAGCGCAGCGCTATGCCGAGCTCAACGGCTACGATACTCTGATCCTCGATACCGCCGGGCGTCTGCATATCGACGAACAGTTGATGGCCGAACTGGTGCGGATCAAGGACTCGTTGCAGCCCCGCGAAATTTTGTTGGTGGCGGATGCCATGACCGGCCAGGATGCGGTCAATGTAGCCGAGACTTTCAATGCGCAGCTGGAAATCAGCGGCGTGATTTTGACCAAGCTTGACGGCGATGCCCGTGGTGGTGCCGCCTTGTCAATACGTGCAGTAACCGGCAAGCCGATCAAGCTGGTCGGTATGGGGGAAAAGCTCGATGCTCTCGAGGTTTTCCATCCGGATCGTATGGCCCAGCGCATTCTTGGTATGGGCGATGTGCTGTCCCTGATCGAAAAGGCCGAAGCGGCCATGGATCAGGAAGATGCTCAGCGCATGGAGCAGCAACTGCGTCAGGACGGTTTCACTTTGGAAACCTTCCGCGACCAGATGCAGACCATCAAGAAGATGGGTAACCTCGAATCGATCCTCAAGATGATTCCAGGAGCTGGCAAGGCCATGAAACAGATGGGCAATATGCAGCTTCCGGATAAGGAAATGAAGAAGATCGAGGCCATCATTAATTCCATGACTCCCCGTGAGCGACGCGATCAGAAGATTCTCAACGGCTCGCGGCGCTTGCGTATCGCCAAGGGGAGCGGCACGACGGTGCAGGATGTTAATCAGTTGATGAAGCGCTTCGGTGAAGCGCAGAAAATGATGAAAAAGTTGCAAAAAATGGGTCCCAAGGGTATGAAAAACCTCATGGGGCGCGGAGGCGGCCTGCCTTTTTAAGACCAGGCATTCGCTAGGTAGTGTTCATCCGGAAACCATGGATGGGCACAACGCCGTTTTCAGATGGGAAACGACATGTTTCCCGATGAAAACCAGGTAGGTACCTTCTTACTTAATACAGATATCCAGCAATCACAACGGGAAACCGTTCGACACATCCAGGAGGAATAGCACATGGCAACAAAAATCAGACTAGCCCGTGGCGGCGCCAAGAAGAAGCCTTTTTATCAGGTGGTGGTAGCCGACGAGCGTTTCCCGCGTGACGGCCGTTTTATTGAAAACCTCGGGCAGTATGACCCGCGCCAGAACCCGGTAATGGTCAACATCGACGAAGACCGGGTGATGGAATGGCTGAAGAAAGGTGCTCAGCCTACCGACACCGTGCGGCGGTTGCTGCGCGACAAGGGCCTTTGGGCCAAGTTCAAGCAGGCTTAATCAACCTGCAGGCAAGTCGGGGCCGAAGTGGGGATGCTGTTCTTAAGCAAGGACTGACCCATGAAAGAGCTCATCGAATTCATCGCCAGATCTCTTGTCGAAAACCCGGATGCGGTCACCGTCACGGAAGAAGAGGGCGGGGATGGCAGTATCCTTCTTCAGCTGGTTGCGGCGCCTGAGGATATGGGCCGCATTATCGGCAAGCAGGGACGCACGGCCAAGGCCATGCGCACCCTGCTGAATGCCAAGGCCACGCGGGAAGACAAGCGGGCCAGTTTGCAGATTTTGGAGTAATGACGAATTCTTCCACAGAGTTGCTCCGAATTGGAGTAGTAGCGGGTAGCCATGGTTTGCGCGGTGAACTTAAACTGCGTGGTGAAGATCCTGACTTTTCGGTACTGCAGGA
Protein-coding sequences here:
- the purD gene encoding phosphoribosylamine--glycine ligase, with protein sequence MNVLVIGGGGREHALVWKISQSPLVEKIFCAPGNAGIAELAQCVDFKVDDIEGLLAFAQEQQIGLTVVGPELPLTLGLVDRFREAGLTVFGADKKAAQIEGSKSFSKDLMAKYGVPTAAYGTFTDPEQAKDFIREQGAPIVVKADGLAAGKGVIVAQTEAEAIAAVEDILCEGAFGAAGSRVVIEEFLEGEEASFLAFTDGENIVSLASSQDHKPALDGDTGPNTGGMGAYSPAPVVTDAIHQQILEKVLKPTIAGMAAEGCDYSSIIYAGLMIKDGELKVLEFNARFGDPETQPLLARLKSDIVPVLLACAKGDLSGIELEWHDKAAVCVVMAAGGYPGAYEKGQVIEGLEAAAAIDDLTVFHAGTVEKDGKVVTAGGRVLGVTGLGSTVAEAIETAYKGVKAISWPEVHYRSDIGRKALNR
- the purE gene encoding 5-(carboxyamino)imidazole ribonucleotide mutase, whose translation is MSDKPLVGILMGSDSDYEIMAEAARALKSFGIPYEMQVSSAHRSPARTAGYARQARERGIRALIIGAGAAAHLAGVVSAETTLPVIGVPIDSSALKGLDALLATVQMPAGIPVATMAIGKAGARNAGIFAAQLLGASDEQMAAKLADFKADMAEKVAVKSDALQERLAADGL
- the resB gene encoding cytochrome c biogenesis protein ResB; the protein is MPGKPRRSSSLWTFLCSLKLTVATLLLLAATSVLGTVIPQKLSSLQYQQHYGEKAQLLQALQLDDMYHSVWFMALLGLFVLNLVACSLRRLPAVWRTVTRPPLVADSALLRSLSHKTTLRVAFSVEETAKRLEPLVRQRFAGPRQTAGSEQEVCLFAERRRYARFGAYVTHLAILFIILGALIGNWYGFDSFVPVGEGETVTQLPASEGQAPIELGFGLRCDDFSVSYYEGSARPREYRSLLTVLENGQEVPGYTAVPVVVNRPLQYRGLTFYQSSYGLAEMPLFHLQVRMPDGTELQLAGRPGQQMSLADGGFLRVVDYTPAFRDLGGAALVEVLTAEGNSLPVIAAMQEVPEDMNHRSPYDLQLLRVEERYYTGLQVARDPGVPLVWLGCLLLVLGSLSAFSLAHQRLWLTIRPTAAGCEVQVAGSSHRNQPAFAGTFERLCEELATELEATNNSAKEGRS
- the ccsB gene encoding c-type cytochrome biogenesis protein CcsB — its product is MNSAQLFNLTTAVYFVAMVMLAVVMVLRNRRLGILAVATVWCGFFAHSAAIGLRWIESYRLPGAIGHAPLSNLYESVVFFAWSIVLIYLLIDLRLRQRAVGVFVVPFALLAMCWAQLWGNDAIEPLVPALQSNWLTYHVVTCFLGYAAFAVGCAVSIMYLFKSASAAPKADKADDLLPSLEVLDALNYKAIMIGFPFLTLGIVTGAAWANYAWGTYWSWDPKETWSLIVWFIYAAFLHARLTRGWSGRRAAWLSILGFAATLFCYLGVNLIPAIGGLHSYGGG
- a CDS encoding tRNA1(Val) (adenine(37)-N6)-methyltransferase — protein: MPADSLDQGSFELKEGETLDDLRLGGLKIIQRQDGYRFSLDPVLLCAFARVATDETVVDLGSGSGIIPLLLARRSETRNIVGVERQSAMVARSRRSVKLNGLENRITIREGDLRQVRNLLDAESAQVVVANPPFRKADSGRLSPQSERAQARHEMAGDLADFVAAAAYLLGTGGRCYLVYLAERLAELLALLRQAGLEPKRLRCIHSRIGEAARMVLVESRRGGRGGMTIEAPLYVYDGEAYSAEVLSCYGEACVKGN
- a CDS encoding DUF721 domain-containing protein, coding for MSRSNRSRNIDGVGAVIGKLFQQRGMEDKMRRYRAWQLWDKVVGPQIAARARPSRMRDNTLEVWVDHAVWMQQLQLMKPKILARLNTALGEDLIQDIYLRRGRPRKDNAPVAVKAPVLRWQKTQLSAGEEEQISRAVASLSDEGLRQGLQRLFRRQAQVNKARKESQNSSSEGGTENKA
- the ffh gene encoding signal recognition particle protein yields the protein MFDNLSEKLDSVFKKLRGHGVLSEDNIKQTMREVRLALLEADVNFRVVKEFVATVRERAVGQEVLKSLNPAQQVIKVVRDELGRLMGEGEENSLDLAARPPVAIMLCGLQGAGKTTSCAKLALQLRRQKRNPLLVPADIYRPAAIDQLKTLGKQLDIAVFDSQPDRDPVLICEEAQRYAELNGYDTLILDTAGRLHIDEQLMAELVRIKDSLQPREILLVADAMTGQDAVNVAETFNAQLEISGVILTKLDGDARGGAALSIRAVTGKPIKLVGMGEKLDALEVFHPDRMAQRILGMGDVLSLIEKAEAAMDQEDAQRMEQQLRQDGFTLETFRDQMQTIKKMGNLESILKMIPGAGKAMKQMGNMQLPDKEMKKIEAIINSMTPRERRDQKILNGSRRLRIAKGSGTTVQDVNQLMKRFGEAQKMMKKLQKMGPKGMKNLMGRGGGLPF
- the rpsP gene encoding 30S ribosomal protein S16, producing MATKIRLARGGAKKKPFYQVVVADERFPRDGRFIENLGQYDPRQNPVMVNIDEDRVMEWLKKGAQPTDTVRRLLRDKGLWAKFKQA
- a CDS encoding KH domain-containing protein, encoding MKELIEFIARSLVENPDAVTVTEEEGGDGSILLQLVAAPEDMGRIIGKQGRTAKAMRTLLNAKATREDKRASLQILE